The Salmo salar chromosome ssa06, Ssal_v3.1, whole genome shotgun sequence genome window below encodes:
- the LOC106601827 gene encoding trinucleotide repeat-containing gene 6C protein isoform X4 → MEEKKKRRQEEKKKKEAAQKKVTEQKTKVPDSAKPGPTPPPPPANPSATPSVPPTSGSNGKRAPSSAQQQSQPSPAQQRYPPREIPPRFRQQEHKQLLKRGQPLPPGTLPTVPGRPEPDSSQKSSGASHTELPPQSGPGAHYENPHWGHQPANRSATSASASANHSGWETVIIDESDTEAWPSISRSSQSQSQGPAGGCPLDTDPVGPASSSSMSTATGANGQTGHFPANYPSSKGASPGHGSSANHPGAGMVGMASSQGAANRGWGSGPGPSPHGPPQSSVGGGEGKSDGPMGGGGRGWGTSSSTNFNLNLNPNANPSAWPVLGHDGGGGAGGSSSGGANPNQPPSSQPPPNLCNPPGTSPAQGNGNRGGTMVGGTNGNLPVGGGSTWGESSEPHPSSSTNVSFSSEPQNLNTDGPNHTSKQQEPPIHSVSGWSGPSGGMGSLGQPPPGASQLVNGEDGSSVWGNNGDSKSVASSAEPSGWDSGAGGWGSHGSSGGGTSGGWGGQSSGDAWGKQHSGEGQGGWDAPSSPPQQPSSWSTRAPSTTAASEGSSEGMDGAGHSRRQDRSSRDEPAPLLPAPDLDPRVLCNTGWGQTPVRQHTSWDMEEAARTQRKADAAGTDSWGGSGPNTPTEPAQGPSGHGPLHRADLKSEGPGPGPQAAPGWGGSMPPASQPGSGWGEQPSSKNPPNGPGGWGNPPPGGPGPGPNMPKAGNQSWGAPEEKSPSWDDPHGKAPKPQGWGDGPKPPHSGWGNSAGGGGNGGGGGGGGDWREPADGKKNSPTTNPPWEGEGAGGWKESNRGWGKPGPGMGGNVGGGGGWGEPAMAQQRPSGPAQGWGGKPQESSNGNSGGVRGGSMGGAGGGEGSMGSWGGPGPVKPSVSGREGNGGGGSKQDPSGGEPTGWEEPSPPSIRRKMEIDDGTSAWGDPGAYNKTVNLWDKNNPGGGGPPQGRPPGNAPGNAPACPPGNNNNHPHPPHHPPHHSHAYHGPPPPLQSHGGHNPQGPGQNSGPMDPAMPHQAAPPPHSRPPLMGPGWGEPSSAHPKLEPSWGEPAPPPVSVDNGTSAWGKPTGSHGGWGVGDNSPEPYRRGNPPLGSAPCKPAPKSMQDCWGGGGGGGGEDMGLSGGQWDPDDGDMWSSQASQESNSWGNRPRKGPPKGKIPGKQEEAWIMNRLIKQLTDMGFPRDPAEEALKRNNMNLDQAMSALLEKKTELDRRGMGMSDYNNCLINKGPMGCRPPLHSKESSSDRSPFLDKDGVGSLVEDVHTSSPFMPCSPGPLGLKLPSLPSTALPLSSQGLGGPQGLAMQNLNNRQMQSGMLGSSGAAQARAMQQPPPQPSVPPLGSSQPSLRAQVPQFLSPQVQAQLLQFAAKNIGLNPALLTSPINPQHMTLLNQLYQLQLAYQRLQIQQQMLQAQRNVSAPIRQQEQHVARTINNMQQQIQQHQRQLAQALLMKQQQTLGSLSSSGLHHGQGKSALDLFPGHPQAPGLPDLQTKEQQSSPNSYSPYPLSGLNPNMNVTGIEVGGLSMKELPQPQSRLSQWTHPNSMDSLSGGSSSLEPNLNKHGSNLGPPGKPPQMEDGYSPYGMMPGSESPTNPLVPPDSWSQGKSPNDKMVNGTNITWPPEFCPGVPWKGLQNINPENDPNMTPGSVPSGPTINTNIQDVNRYLQRDRSGGKLSDMKSTWSPGPISHPSQVSLSHELWKVPQGPRSNTAAPTRPPPGLTNPTKHSSTWGGNSLGLAQGWSSSYSSATTWSTDSSNRTSSWLVLRNLTPQIDGSTLRTLCMQHGPLITFHLNLTQGNALVRYSSKEEAAKAQKSLHMCVLGNTTILAEFAGEEEVQRFFAQGQQLASTTSWQADPGVNQTRMGSSGPRSSHPIGHPHWNSGGSSGGMGGGGAKTGGDLLWGGVPQYSSLWGPPSGEEGRVMGSPTPINTLLPGDLLSGESM, encoded by the exons TGCCAGACTCAGCCAAGCCCggccccacccctcctcctccccccgccAACCCCAGTGCCACCCCGTCTGTGCCCCCCACCAGTGGCAGTAATGGCAAGCGCGCCCCTTCCAGTGCCCAGCAGCAGTCCCAGCCCTCGCCCGCCCAACAGCGTTACCCGCCAAGAGAGATCCCTCCGCGCTTCCGCCAGCAGGAGCACAAGCAGCTGCTGAAGAGGGGTCAGCCGCTGCCCCCTGGGACCCTTCCAACTGTACCAGGACGACCCGAACCTGACTCGAGTCAGAAATCCTCTGGTGCATCGCACACAG AGCTGCCCCCACAGAGTGGCCCGGGAGCCCATTATGAGAATCCCCACTGGGGACACCAGCCAGCCAATCGGAGTGCCACTTCCGCCTCAGCGTCGGCCAATCACAGTGGCTGGGAAACAGTGATCATCGACGAGAGCGACACCGAGGCCTGGCCCTCCATTTCCCGCAgcagccagagccagagccagggcCCTGCAGGAGGATGCCCCTTGGACACTGACCCTGTTGGTCCGGCCAGCAGCAGCAGTATGAGCACGGCCACAGGGGCCAACGGCCAGACAGGCCACTTTCCTGCCAACTACCCCAGCAGCAAAGGAGCCAGCCCTGGGCACGGCAGCTCAGCCAATCACCCCGGGGCTGGCATGGTCGGCATGGCCTCCAGCCAAGGAGCAGCCAATCGGGGCTGGGGATCTGGTCCCGGTCCCTCCCCCCACGGCCCTCCTCAGTCCTCTGTCGGGGGTGGGGAGGGGAAGAGTGATGGCCCAAtgggaggaggaggcagaggttGGGGCACCTCTTCCTCCACCAACTTTAACTTGAACCTGAACCCCAATGCCAACCCCTCGGCCTGGCCCGTTCTGGGACACGACGGGGGCGGAGGAGCGGGGGGAAGCAGCTCAGGGGGAGCCAACCCCAATCAACCCCCTTCTTCTCAACCCCCTCCAAACCTCTGCAACCCGCCAGGCACCTCTCCCGCCCAGGGGAACGGCAACAGAGGAGGAACCATGGTGGGCGGCACCAACGGCAACCTTCCGGTAGGGGGAGGCAGCACCTGGGGAGAATCATCTGAGCCCCACCCATCCTCGTCCACGAATGTGTCTTTTAGCTCAGAACCTCAGAACCTTAACACTGATGGACCAAATCATACTAGCAAGCAACAGGAGCCCCCTATCCACAGCGTGTCCGGCTGGAGTGGCCCCTCCGGAGGCATGGGCTCCCTGGGCCAGCCTCCTCCTGGAGCTTCCCAGCTGGTCAATGGAGAGGATGGCAGCTCCGTCTGGGGCAACAATGGAGACTCCAAGTCAGTCGCCTCCTCCGCGGAGCCTTCGGGCTGGGACTCTGGGGCCGGGGGCTGGGGGAGCCATGGAAGCAGTGGTGGTGGAACCTCTGGAGGCTGGGGAGGCCAGAGCAGCGGAGATGCCTGGGGGAAGCAGCATTCTGGCGAGGGCCAGGGGGGCTGGGACGCCCCCAGCTCTCCTCCCCAGCAGCCCAGCTCCTGGAGCACCCGAGCCCCTAGCACCACGGCGGCCAGCGAGGGCAGCAGTGAGGGCATGGATGGAGCGGGACACTCCCGCCGACAGGACCGGTCGTCCAGGGATGAGCCTGCCCCCCTGCTCCCAGCCCCTGACCTGGACCCCAGGGTGCTGTGCAACACAGGCTGGGGCCAGACCCCCGTCCGCCAGCACACGTCCTGGGACATGGAGGAGGCGGCACGCACGCAACGAAAGGCAGATGCTGCCGGGACGGACTCTTGGGGAGGCTCCGGCCCCAACACTCCCACCGAGCCAGCCCAAGGGCCCTCCGGCCACGGCCCCCTTCATCGGGCTGACCTTAAGAGCGAGGGTCCCGGGCCTGGTCCTCAGGCTGCCCCTGGCTGGGGTGGTTCCATGCCTCCAGCCAGCCAACCCGGCTCTGGCTGGGGTGAGCAACCGAGCAGCAAGAATCCCCCCAACGGTCCCGGGGGCTGGGGGAACCCCCCACCAGGAGGCCCCGGGCCAGGCCCCAACATGCCCAAAGCTGGGAACCAGTCCTGGGGAGCTCCAGAGGAGAAGTCCCCAAGCTGGGATGATCCCCACGGCAAGGCCCCCAAGCCCCAGGGCTGGGGAGATGGGCCCAAGCCGCCCCACAGCGGCTGGGGCAACAGCGCTGGAGGAGGGGgcaatggaggaggaggaggaggaggaggagactggagagagccTGCAGATGGCAAGAAGAACAGTCCCACCACCAACCCTCCCTGGGAGGGAGAAGGTGCAGGAGGCTGGAAAGAGAGCAACCGAGGCTGGGGAAAACCTGGTCCGGGGATGGGGGGAAATGTTGGAGGAGGTGGAGGCTGGGGAGAGCCAGCGATGGCCCAACAGCGCCCAAGTGGCCCTGCCCAAGGATGGGGCGGCAAGCCCCAGGAGAGCTCCAACGGCAACAGCGGAGGAGTTAGAGGAGGGAGCATGGGCGGGGCAGGAGGTGGAGAAGGGAGCATGGGATCCTGGGGAGGCCCTGGCCCCGTGAAGCCCAGTGTATCAGGCCGGGAGGGCAACGGGGGAGGAGGGAGCAAGCAGGACCCCTCAGGAGGAGAGCCCACAGGGTGGGAGGAGCCTTCCCCACCCTCCATCCGACGCAAGATGGAGATTGACGACGGCACCTCGGCTTGGGGCGACCCGGGCGCCTACAACAAGACGGTCAACCTCTGGGACAAGAACAACCCTGGGGGAGGAGGGCCACCACAAGGTAGACCCCCAGGGAACGCTCCAGGGAACGCCCCCGCATGCCCCCCtggaaacaacaacaaccacccccacccaccacaTCACCCTCCCCACCATTCTCACGCCTACCACGGCCCCCCACCACCCCTCCAGAGCCATGGGGGCCACAACCCCCAGGGCCCAGGCCAGAACAGTGGGCCCATGGACCCAGCCATGCCTCACCAGGCTGCGCCTCCACCACACAGCAGACCACCCCTCATGGGTCCAG GCTGGGGGGAGCCTTCTAGTGCCCACCCCAAACTAGAGCCCTCCTGGGGGGAGCCTGCTCCCCCTCCGGTCAGCGTGGACAACGGGACCTCCGCCTGGGGGAAACCCACCGGGAGCCATGGGGGCTGGGGTGTGGGTGACAACAGCCCCGAACCCTACAGACGGGGCAACCCACCCCTTGGATCTGCACCTTGCAAACCAG cCCCCAAATCTATGCAAGACTGCTGGGGTGGCGGAGGTGGCGGTGGGGGGGAGGACATGGGTTTGTCTGGGGGCCAGTGGGACCCTGACGACGGGGACATGTGGAGCAGCCAGGCCTCCCAGGAGAGCAACTCCTGGGGCAACAGACCCAGGAAGGGCCCACCCAAGGGGAAGATTCCAGGCAAGCAGGAGGAAGCCTGGATCATGAATCGCCTGATCAAGCAGCTGACAGACATGGGCTTCCCT agagaTCCAGCCGAGGAGGCTCTGAAGAGGAACAACATGAACCTGGACCAGGCCATGA GTGCTCTGTTGGAGAAGAAGACAGAGCTGGACAGGCGGGGGATGGGCATGTCCGACTACAACAACTGTCTGATCAACAAGGGGCCAATGGGCTGCcggcctcccctccactccaaaGAGTCCTCCTCAGATCGCTCCCCTTTCCTCGACAAG GACGGTGTTGGTAGCCTGGTGGAGGACGTCCACACCTCCTCACCGTTTATGCCTTGTTCCCCCGGCCCCCTCGGCCTGAAACTCCCCTCCCTGCCCAGCACTGCCCTGCCTCTATCCAGCCAGGGCCTGGGCGGCCCACAGGGCCTAGCCATGCAAAACTTGAACAACAGACAG atGCAGAGTGGAATGTTGGGCAGTAGCGGTGCAGCACAAGCCCGGGCCATGCAGCAACCTCCTCCTCAGCCGTCAGTGCCGCCTCTCGGCTCCTCCCAGCCTAGTCTACGCGCTCAAGTGCCTCAGTTTCTCTCccctcag GTTCAAGCACAGCTCTTACAGTTTGCAGCAAAAAACATTGGTCTGAATCCTGCACTTTTAACCTCACCAATAAACCCTCAACATATGACCCTTTTGAACCAACTATACCAGCTGCAACTG GCATACCAGCGTTTACAAATTCAGCAGCAGATGTTGCAGGCGCAGCGTAATGTTTCTGCTCCCATCCGACAGCAAGAGCAGCAC GTTGCACGTACAATCAATAACATGCAGCAGCAGATCCAACAGCACCAGAGACAGCTGGCCCAGGCCCTGCTGATGAAGCAGCAGCAGACCCTcggctccctctcctcctccggcCTGCACCACGGCCAAGGCAAATCAGCCCTGGACTTGTTCCCAGGCCACCCCCAGGCTCCGGGCCTACCCGACCTGCAGACCAAAGAGCAGCAGTCGTCCCCCAACTCCTACAGCCCCTACCCTCTCT CTGGACTGAATCCTAACATGAATGTAACCGGCATAGAGGTGGGAGGCCTGTCCATGAAGGAgcttccccagccccagtctcgcCTCTCCCAGTGGACACACCCCAACTCCATGGACAGCCTCTCTGGAGGCTCATCCTCTCTGGAGCCCAACCTGAACAAGCACG GTTCCAACCTGGGCCCACCCGGGAAGCCCCCCCAAATGGAGGATGGGTACAGCCCCTACGGCATGATGCCTGGCTCCGAGTCCCCCACCAACCCCCTGGTGCCCCCAGACAGCTGGAGCCAGGGCAAGAGCCCCAACGACAAGATGGTCAACGGCACCAACATCACCTGGCCTCCAG AGTTCTGCCCGGGCGTGCCCTGGAAGGGCCTGCAGAACATCAACCCGGAGAACGACCCCAACATGACCCCGGGGAGCGTTCCCAGCGGCCCCACCATCAACACCAACATCCAGGACGTCAACCGCTACCTGCAGAGAGACCGCAGCGGAG GTAAATTGTCGGACATGAAGTCCACCTGGTCCCCGGGGCCCATCTCCCACCCCTCCCAGGTCTCTCTGTCCCATGAGTTGTGGAAGGTCCCCCAGGGGCCCCGCAGTAACACAGCCGCCCCCACACGGCCCCCTCCGGGCCTCACCAACCCCACCAAGCACTCCTCCACCTGGGGAGGCAACTCCCTGGGCCTGGCCCAAGGCTGGAGCAGCTCCTACTCCTCAg CTACCACATGGAGTACAGACAGCTCCAACAGGACCAGTAGCTGGTTGGTCCTGAGGAACCTCACTCCCCAGATAGACGGGTCCACCCTGCGGACGCTATGCATGCAGCATGGCCCCCTCATCACATTCCACCTCAACCTGACCCAGGGCAACGCATTGGTGCGCTACAGCTCCAAGGAGGAGGCCGCCAAGGCCCAGAAGTCCCTGCACAT GTGCGTTCTGGGTAACACCACCATCCTGGCAGAGTTTGCTGGGGAGGAAGAGGTCCAGCGCTTCTTTGCACAGGGCCAGCAGCTAGCCTCAACCACCAGCTGGCAGGCTGACCCAGGCGTCAATCAGACGCGGATGGGCAGTTCCGGGCCCAGATCCTCGCACCCCATTGGCCACCCCCACTGGAACTCTGGCGGCAGCAGTGGCGGCATGGGAGGAGGTGGAGCCAAGACTGGTGGAGACCTGCTGTGGGGGGGTGTGCCCCAGTACTCCAGTCTATGGGGACCGCCCAGTGGAGAGGAGGGGCGGGTCATGGGGAGTCCTACTCCAATCAACACGCTGCTGCCTGGGGACCTGCTGAGCGGGGAGTCCATGTAG